One Prolixibacteraceae bacterium DNA segment encodes these proteins:
- the fabD gene encoding ACP S-malonyltransferase, protein MKAFVFPGQGAQFVGMGKDLYENCPEAKALFEQANDILGFRITDIMFSGTDEQLKQTKVTQPAIFLHSVILTMTLGEDAKPEMVAGHSLGEFSALVVNGVLSFEDGLKLVSQRAQAMQKACEMTSSTMAAIVGLSDDVVEEVCAEIEGVVPANYNCPGQLVISGAESAIDQACEILKEKGARRALKLPVGGGFHSPFMEPARVELEAAIEATNFSAPTCPIYQNVDALPQTDAKAIKANLVKQLTGAVKWTQTVENMIKDGATSFTEIGPGKVLQGLVKKVDRKMETIGINSYQG, encoded by the coding sequence ATGAAAGCATTTGTTTTTCCAGGTCAAGGAGCCCAATTTGTTGGAATGGGTAAAGATTTATATGAGAACTGTCCTGAAGCGAAAGCTCTTTTTGAGCAAGCAAACGATATTTTAGGTTTCCGTATTACGGATATTATGTTCTCGGGAACAGACGAGCAGCTTAAGCAAACAAAAGTAACGCAACCTGCTATCTTCTTGCATTCTGTCATCTTGACAATGACGCTTGGCGAAGATGCAAAGCCTGAAATGGTTGCTGGCCACTCTCTTGGGGAGTTTTCAGCATTGGTTGTTAATGGAGTATTGTCTTTTGAAGATGGTTTGAAGCTTGTTTCTCAAAGAGCTCAGGCTATGCAGAAGGCATGTGAGATGACATCTTCTACGATGGCTGCGATTGTAGGCCTTTCGGATGATGTTGTGGAAGAAGTTTGTGCTGAAATAGAAGGGGTAGTTCCTGCGAACTACAACTGTCCAGGTCAGCTGGTTATTTCTGGTGCAGAGTCTGCTATTGATCAAGCATGTGAGATTCTTAAAGAGAAGGGTGCTCGTCGTGCATTGAAACTTCCTGTAGGTGGGGGATTCCACTCTCCGTTTATGGAGCCTGCTCGTGTTGAATTAGAGGCTGCTATCGAGGCAACAAACTTTTCAGCGCCTACTTGTCCTATTTATCAAAACGTGGATGCTTTGCCTCAAACAGATGCAAAAGCTATTAAAGCGAATTTGGTAAAACAGTTGACTGGTGCGGTGAAATGGACACAAACAGTAGAGAATATGATTAAAGACGGTGCTACCTCTTTCACAGAAATTGGACCTGGTAAGGTTCTTCAAGGTTTGGTGAAGAAGGTGGATCGCAAGATGGAGACTATCGGTATCAACAGCTACCAAGGTTAA
- the folE gene encoding GTP cyclohydrolase I FolE encodes MSEVINGYQKIENYSADTTEALSDHYQQVLELLGEDPNREGLEKTPLRVAKAMQFLCQGYQQDPAAILNSAMFKEDYRQMVVVKDIEFYSLCEHHMLPFFGKAHVAYIPNGTITGLSKIARVVEAFSRRLQVQERLTTQIKDCIDSTLNPLGVAVVIEAKHMCMSMRGVQKQSSVTTTSDFTGAFKNEATRSEFIRLIGSHLS; translated from the coding sequence ATGAGTGAGGTGATCAACGGGTATCAGAAAATAGAGAACTATTCGGCAGATACTACAGAAGCGTTGTCGGATCACTACCAACAGGTTTTAGAACTTCTTGGGGAAGATCCTAATCGTGAAGGATTAGAAAAGACTCCGTTACGCGTTGCGAAAGCGATGCAGTTTTTATGTCAAGGATACCAACAAGATCCTGCTGCAATATTAAATTCAGCGATGTTTAAAGAGGACTATCGCCAAATGGTGGTAGTCAAAGATATCGAGTTCTACTCTTTATGTGAACACCATATGCTTCCTTTCTTTGGGAAAGCGCACGTGGCGTATATTCCTAACGGAACCATTACGGGTTTGAGTAAGATTGCTCGTGTAGTGGAAGCATTCTCTCGTAGACTACAGGTTCAGGAGCGTTTGACTACCCAGATTAAGGATTGTATTGATAGTACTTTAAATCCTTTGGGCGTCGCAGTAGTGATCGAAGCCAAACATATGTGTATGTCAATGAGGGGAGTGCAGAAACAGAGTAGTGTTACTACTACCTCTGATTTTACGGGTGCCTTTAAAAATGAAGCAACTCGATCTGAGTTTATTCGACTAATTGGATCACATTTATCATAA
- the mqnB gene encoding futalosine hydrolase, translating to MNKKSKHILLVAATKFEIERITQKFTHSETPNHFRDSRYPNTLFETLITGVGIHPTIYQLTKRVMSPCEPVDLIINLGIAGAFDMNRALGETVQVVKQQFVDWGVADSKGFLSVFDLQFQNPNQPPFSEATITNPLTIEMKNLSQVSSITSNTSHGSIESIQIAKTQAHADIESMEGAAVAFVAKQESIDYIEMRTISNHVEPRDRSKWNIPLALDNLCTSFFQLLEHYKQI from the coding sequence ATGAACAAAAAGTCGAAGCATATACTATTAGTAGCCGCGACAAAATTTGAGATCGAACGTATCACCCAGAAGTTCACTCATTCAGAAACACCGAACCATTTTCGGGACAGTCGATATCCAAACACTCTTTTTGAAACACTGATCACTGGTGTCGGTATTCATCCTACCATCTATCAGTTAACCAAAAGAGTAATGTCCCCATGCGAACCAGTTGATCTCATTATAAATCTGGGGATAGCAGGAGCTTTCGATATGAATAGAGCTCTAGGAGAGACTGTCCAAGTGGTAAAACAACAGTTTGTCGACTGGGGAGTAGCCGATTCAAAAGGATTTCTTTCAGTCTTCGATCTTCAATTTCAAAACCCCAACCAACCGCCATTCTCAGAGGCTACAATAACCAACCCTTTGACAATAGAGATGAAAAACCTATCTCAAGTATCTTCTATTACATCCAACACCTCGCATGGATCCATAGAGTCAATACAGATAGCGAAAACTCAAGCCCACGCAGATATCGAATCCATGGAAGGAGCTGCCGTAGCATTTGTAGCCAAACAGGAAAGTATCGACTACATAGAGATGCGAACCATCTCCAACCATGTGGAGCCTAGAGACCGATCTAAATGGAACATCCCATTGGCACTAGACAACCTTTGCACAAGTTTTTTTCAACTCTTAGAACATTATAAACAAATATAA
- a CDS encoding 1,4-dihydroxy-6-naphthoate synthase yields the protein MKLSLGFSTCPNDTFIFDAMIHHKIDTEGLTFEVVMEDVEALNDKAFKQELDITKLSYHAFCYLTDHYRLMNAGSALGRGNGPLLISHKEQVDLQNGVVAIPGKYTTANLLLTVAYPQIQHKKELLFSDIEQSLLEDQIEAGTIIHENRFTYSERGLHKIADLGALWESRSGHAIPLGGIVTKREFPLELQKKIDRVMARSVQYAFDNPTESVAFMKQHAQEMELEVMKKHIALYVNQFTKDLGEEGKTAILFLFEEAKRVGLINTYQEDYLIS from the coding sequence ATGAAGTTATCTTTAGGATTCTCAACATGTCCAAACGACACCTTTATCTTTGATGCCATGATACATCATAAGATCGATACAGAAGGATTGACTTTCGAGGTCGTGATGGAAGATGTAGAGGCACTGAACGACAAAGCATTTAAACAAGAACTAGATATCACCAAGCTGAGTTATCATGCCTTCTGCTATCTTACGGACCATTATCGTTTGATGAATGCAGGAAGTGCACTCGGAAGAGGCAATGGACCACTACTAATTTCACATAAAGAGCAGGTCGATCTACAGAATGGGGTGGTTGCAATTCCTGGCAAATACACGACAGCCAACCTACTTCTAACGGTTGCCTATCCACAGATACAACACAAAAAGGAACTGCTTTTCTCAGACATAGAACAATCACTCCTAGAGGATCAAATTGAAGCAGGAACTATCATTCATGAAAACCGCTTTACTTATTCCGAACGAGGACTGCATAAGATTGCAGATCTAGGAGCATTATGGGAATCCAGATCTGGACATGCCATACCACTAGGAGGAATCGTCACCAAAAGAGAATTCCCTCTCGAACTTCAGAAAAAAATCGATCGAGTGATGGCTCGTAGTGTACAATATGCTTTCGACAATCCAACCGAATCGGTGGCATTTATGAAACAACATGCCCAAGAGATGGAGCTAGAAGTGATGAAAAAACATATTGCACTCTACGTAAACCAATTTACCAAAGACTTAGGAGAAGAGGGAAAAACAGCAATCCTATTCCTCTTTGAAGAGGCCAAAAGAGTAGGTCTTATCAACACCTATCAAGAGGACTACCTCATCTCCTAA
- a CDS encoding sialate O-acetylesterase — protein sequence MKNLVYTIMLLLMASNYSCVSKKSKGKVQPMHIFILMGQSNMSGYGNMLPQNKKVVDGIYYIPQSEKNDFKWEGAKHPLHNRTKHDRFGLGLPFAKEYLKKHPGVKIGLIPVAWGGAGIDMLKKGTDVYTDAINKANFAIAHHGIIKAVLWHQGESDTVNKELAEQYESKLTQLIQDVRTDLKAPKLPFVVGNLAEFYGTGKDHCAPKRVSYINKVKNTLREIPKKVPNTAFVESTGGVTYDQNNVHFNRESYIMLGKRYEVKYESLVKE from the coding sequence ATGAAAAATCTGGTCTATACGATCATGCTATTATTAATGGCATCAAACTACTCTTGTGTCTCCAAAAAGAGTAAAGGAAAAGTGCAGCCAATGCATATTTTTATCCTTATGGGGCAATCAAATATGTCTGGATATGGCAACATGTTACCTCAAAATAAAAAGGTAGTAGATGGCATTTATTACATCCCACAATCGGAAAAGAATGATTTTAAATGGGAAGGTGCAAAACATCCTCTACATAACAGGACAAAACACGATCGATTCGGTCTAGGGCTTCCTTTTGCAAAAGAATATCTAAAAAAACACCCTGGGGTAAAAATTGGTTTGATTCCTGTTGCATGGGGAGGAGCAGGTATCGATATGCTTAAGAAAGGAACTGATGTATATACCGATGCCATAAACAAAGCAAATTTTGCAATCGCTCATCATGGGATTATTAAGGCAGTCCTATGGCACCAAGGTGAATCGGACACAGTAAATAAAGAATTGGCAGAACAGTACGAGAGTAAACTGACCCAACTCATTCAAGATGTACGTACAGATCTTAAAGCACCAAAGTTGCCTTTTGTTGTCGGCAATCTTGCTGAATTTTATGGAACAGGAAAAGATCATTGTGCACCAAAAAGGGTTTCCTATATCAATAAAGTGAAAAATACACTCAGAGAAATTCCAAAAAAGGTTCCAAATACTGCTTTTGTGGAGAGCACTGGAGGGGTGACATACGACCAAAACAATGTACACTTTAACAGAGAGTCCTATATTATGCTAGGAAAAAGATATGAAGTGAAGTACGAAAGTTTGGTAAAAGAGTGA
- a CDS encoding RNA polymerase sigma-70 factor — protein MNDNLEHIIISLNRKDRGAFNDVFELLYPRLLGFANEYIDIDDAKNIVQDAFVTLWNKNPHFNNKFQLQSYLYTIVKNSSLYLIRKNKIRLKYRDREEKLFQTNIHIDALKNLDTTSITFKEINNIINDTVNNLPDRCRDIFLLSRESGLKNREIAEDLDISIKTVEANITKALKILSKELVDYLLLVSVFLLNR, from the coding sequence ATGAATGATAATTTAGAACATATAATTATATCACTGAATAGAAAGGATCGAGGTGCATTTAATGATGTGTTTGAATTATTGTACCCTAGACTTTTGGGCTTTGCAAATGAATATATAGACATTGATGATGCCAAGAATATTGTGCAAGATGCCTTTGTAACTTTGTGGAATAAAAATCCTCATTTCAATAATAAGTTTCAACTTCAAAGTTATCTCTATACAATAGTCAAGAATAGTAGTCTATACCTTATTCGCAAAAATAAAATTCGTTTAAAGTATCGAGATAGAGAAGAAAAACTATTTCAAACCAATATTCATATTGATGCACTTAAAAACTTAGACACTACCTCGATCACTTTCAAAGAGATTAACAATATCATAAACGACACCGTGAATAATCTCCCGGATAGATGCCGAGATATATTTCTTTTAAGTAGAGAATCTGGTTTGAAGAATCGAGAGATTGCTGAAGACCTAGATATCTCCATTAAAACGGTGGAGGCAAATATTACAAAGGCTCTAAAAATATTAAGTAAAGAGTTGGTGGATTATCTCCTATTGGTTTCAGTTTTTCTTCTGAATCGCTAA
- a CDS encoding DUF4974 domain-containing protein: MNKKQIFNNTNKNKSIEEDETLRNWILSSKANREKYIKVKNLQALYNDGSEYTKFVLEGLNRTHEKIEQRRRNITIYQKVFSYVAIFIIALISGYLIPKIFDTKQTNSEVLISETYVAKGSRSQITLPDGSKVWLNNGSKLIYPSSFNKKHRDVELVGEGFFDIVHNKDIPFVIKVEDNNVQVLGTKFLLKAYPTDPLINIDLVSGSVCFNQKKSEGDYDDYMLTPNHRLTLNKEKEAIQIKQADLKLYDFWTKGTYSFRQTPFRELVSILNQLYGVQIEIKGSALKERKFTGSFSVDDSIDKILDVFKKTSVENSFDYIKNDNKIYIKINQ; this comes from the coding sequence ATGAATAAAAAACAGATCTTTAACAATACAAACAAAAACAAATCAATTGAAGAAGATGAAACATTAAGAAACTGGATCTTATCATCGAAAGCCAATAGAGAAAAATATATTAAAGTGAAGAACCTTCAAGCATTATACAATGACGGAAGCGAATACACAAAATTTGTACTCGAAGGCTTAAATAGAACCCACGAGAAAATAGAACAAAGGAGAAGAAATATTACAATTTACCAAAAGGTATTTTCATATGTAGCAATCTTCATTATTGCACTAATAAGTGGATATCTTATTCCTAAAATATTCGATACGAAACAGACTAATTCCGAGGTATTAATTAGTGAAACCTATGTTGCAAAAGGGAGTAGATCCCAGATCACATTGCCTGATGGATCAAAAGTGTGGCTTAATAACGGATCAAAATTAATATATCCATCCTCATTTAACAAAAAGCATAGAGATGTCGAACTTGTTGGAGAGGGTTTCTTTGATATCGTTCACAATAAGGATATTCCATTCGTCATAAAGGTAGAAGATAATAATGTTCAAGTTCTTGGGACCAAATTCTTACTGAAAGCATATCCAACAGATCCTTTGATCAACATAGATCTTGTTTCGGGGTCCGTATGTTTTAATCAGAAAAAAAGCGAAGGAGATTATGATGACTATATGCTGACTCCAAATCACAGACTTACATTAAATAAAGAGAAAGAAGCAATACAAATTAAGCAGGCAGACCTTAAACTTTATGACTTTTGGACCAAAGGAACCTACTCATTCAGACAGACTCCATTTAGGGAACTAGTTAGTATTCTTAATCAGTTATATGGGGTACAGATTGAAATAAAAGGATCAGCACTGAAAGAACGGAAGTTTACGGGATCATTCTCTGTTGATGACAGTATTGATAAGATACTAGATGTATTCAAGAAGACATCTGTTGAGAACTCTTTTGACTATATAAAAAATGATAATAAAATCTATATCAAAATAAATCAATAA
- a CDS encoding TonB-dependent receptor, with protein MHKIIPSFKGSLYSCSKKIGRILTVCFIILSITNNALIANTYIGQRVKISVNLKQVKLSTFFTEIENKTDFQFFYDSNDVDVEDKISVSKENKDIDKIMSSAFKKSKYDYEFVDRYIVIKSKSPIESNTSKVSQQVKTIKGKVSERNGNPLPGVSISLKGTTKGIVSDIDGNFTLSGVSPKDILVFSFIGMKTKEVLVGNIKSFSITLEEDAIGINEVVAIGYGSKKKATLTGAVSNVKADEIEKIPSSNVSASLYGRMAGVNISSPTGTPGVSSNILIRAKSTWNNTNPIYVIDGIIRDKASFDRLDPVEIDQISILKDAAAAAVYGARSANGAVVVTTKNGAEGAPSISFTSSYSIEEVSYTPKFMDNALEINKFFNSFLKPGQNGYSTQEELDWLATQNGGKGWNWFDEAKEKPRDQRYAVNVSGGSKKVRYFMSGAYYDQKGIIDALKYNRHNLRAKIDVDITDNLTVGLQLANVSSERRKYNFQYDYGNDALPDVFSKLFYYNWDKPPYIDGKPVNIGWVGHPIELMKNSGYWLQNITSQEAIMNAKYKIPFIKGLTAGFVYSKNVRNTLTKSLWKKHTVYNFKTEGANNKIYTNELLGSQTSSSPNRESLYNGDGKYDNYQMNANLNFNRKFGDHSINANFIYEQAEGSGKRFTGKRYDFPLIFKDQWFATSSDNKDSSVGGYEYENGRLSYIGVLDYNYKEKYMISGSVRRDGSMKFAKDKRWGWFPSGSAAWRISEESFFKDNIEFINYMKVRGSVGLLGDDSVSPYQWQDTYATAGGFLFGDDSHIGKAPGAQYKGLPNKNITWEKSLSVNYGLDMSLFDSHLSITAELWNRKNYDILKSRIVSLPTSVGASMPDENYAEIKSHGYELEVRYNNTIKDLNYYIGATFAYATNEVVKLDVAENVPDYKNPIGRSLDYVYSVQATDIIRSQAELDALPEDYRIFGYKPTLGMINYEDISGPEGKPDNKIDAYDNQVLADHSIAPYNGSVLLGVSWKGISLDMVIQGAFGNKKMYQGLGRQTISQIRPAAHWRDAWSEDNPDGEYPVAGHWHKHPGYMDSSFWLKSGAYMRLKNLNLGYKLPKSWTKGALGIEGIQVYFNTTNLFTLSEFTNKGWYDPELSKGENYPNMKKYTFGLNVTL; from the coding sequence ATGCATAAAATAATTCCCTCATTTAAGGGTAGCCTATACTCTTGTTCAAAAAAGATTGGACGGATATTGACCGTCTGCTTCATAATCCTTTCGATTACGAACAATGCATTAATCGCAAATACATATATCGGACAAAGAGTTAAGATTTCTGTCAATTTAAAACAGGTGAAATTATCTACATTTTTCACAGAAATTGAAAACAAAACGGACTTCCAGTTCTTTTACGATAGCAATGATGTAGATGTAGAAGATAAAATATCTGTATCAAAGGAGAATAAAGATATTGATAAGATAATGTCCTCTGCCTTCAAAAAAAGTAAGTACGATTACGAATTTGTGGATAGATATATCGTCATAAAAAGTAAAAGCCCGATAGAATCAAATACTTCAAAAGTATCACAACAAGTTAAAACGATAAAAGGAAAAGTCTCTGAAAGGAACGGCAATCCTCTTCCAGGAGTATCCATCTCTTTAAAAGGGACAACCAAAGGTATTGTATCAGATATAGACGGTAATTTCACTCTTAGTGGAGTCTCACCAAAGGATATCTTAGTTTTTAGTTTCATCGGAATGAAAACCAAAGAGGTTCTTGTTGGAAACATTAAGTCCTTTAGTATTACATTAGAAGAAGACGCTATTGGTATCAACGAGGTGGTAGCTATTGGTTATGGTAGTAAGAAAAAAGCAACATTGACTGGAGCCGTTTCCAATGTGAAAGCAGATGAAATTGAAAAGATTCCCTCTTCAAATGTCTCTGCAAGTCTATATGGTAGAATGGCAGGGGTGAATATCTCTTCACCAACAGGTACTCCAGGAGTTTCATCAAATATTCTTATACGTGCAAAATCAACTTGGAATAACACAAATCCAATATATGTTATTGATGGTATTATACGAGACAAAGCATCTTTTGATCGATTAGATCCTGTAGAGATAGATCAAATATCTATACTGAAAGATGCGGCAGCCGCAGCAGTATATGGTGCACGTTCAGCAAACGGTGCTGTTGTTGTGACGACAAAAAATGGGGCGGAAGGTGCTCCTTCCATCTCTTTTACAAGCTCATACAGTATCGAAGAGGTTAGTTATACACCTAAATTTATGGACAATGCGCTAGAAATAAATAAATTCTTTAACTCTTTTCTTAAGCCTGGTCAAAATGGATATTCTACTCAAGAAGAACTTGATTGGTTGGCAACACAAAATGGAGGAAAAGGTTGGAATTGGTTTGATGAAGCCAAAGAGAAACCAAGAGATCAACGTTATGCTGTAAATGTTAGTGGAGGGTCCAAAAAAGTACGATATTTTATGAGTGGTGCTTATTATGATCAAAAGGGTATCATTGATGCACTAAAGTACAACCGACACAATCTAAGAGCAAAGATAGATGTAGATATTACTGATAACTTGACTGTTGGATTACAACTAGCAAACGTTTCGTCCGAAAGAAGAAAATATAATTTCCAATATGACTACGGCAACGATGCATTGCCAGATGTATTCTCTAAGTTATTCTACTACAATTGGGACAAACCTCCTTATATAGATGGAAAACCTGTAAATATCGGTTGGGTTGGTCATCCAATAGAGTTGATGAAAAATTCGGGCTATTGGTTGCAAAACATTACGAGTCAGGAAGCAATCATGAACGCCAAATATAAAATACCATTTATCAAAGGCTTAACCGCAGGTTTTGTTTATAGTAAAAATGTTCGAAACACTTTGACCAAGTCTCTTTGGAAAAAACATACTGTATATAATTTCAAAACAGAAGGAGCAAATAATAAGATCTATACAAACGAACTGCTCGGCTCTCAAACCTCGTCATCGCCAAACAGAGAATCACTATATAATGGAGATGGGAAGTATGACAACTATCAAATGAATGCGAACCTTAACTTTAATCGCAAGTTTGGAGATCATAGCATTAATGCGAACTTTATCTATGAGCAAGCAGAAGGTAGTGGAAAAAGATTCACAGGAAAAAGATATGATTTTCCTCTCATATTCAAAGACCAATGGTTTGCAACAAGTTCAGACAATAAAGATTCATCGGTTGGTGGTTATGAATATGAAAATGGACGCTTGTCTTATATCGGAGTATTAGATTATAACTACAAAGAAAAATATATGATTAGTGGTTCGGTTAGACGAGATGGTTCCATGAAATTTGCTAAAGATAAGAGATGGGGATGGTTTCCATCAGGTTCTGCTGCATGGAGAATATCTGAAGAATCGTTCTTTAAGGACAATATTGAATTTATTAACTACATGAAAGTTAGAGGTTCGGTAGGTCTTCTAGGAGATGATAGTGTATCCCCTTATCAGTGGCAAGATACATATGCAACGGCTGGAGGTTTCTTATTTGGAGATGATAGCCATATTGGTAAAGCTCCTGGTGCACAATATAAAGGACTTCCAAATAAGAATATTACTTGGGAAAAATCATTATCTGTTAATTACGGTTTAGATATGTCGCTTTTCGACAGCCATCTTAGTATCACAGCAGAGTTGTGGAATCGTAAAAATTACGACATCTTAAAATCTAGAATTGTCTCTCTTCCAACTTCAGTAGGAGCTAGCATGCCAGATGAGAATTACGCAGAAATAAAGTCTCACGGATATGAACTAGAGGTAAGATACAACAACACAATAAAAGATTTAAACTATTATATCGGTGCAACATTTGCCTATGCAACCAATGAAGTAGTGAAGCTAGATGTGGCGGAAAATGTACCAGATTACAAAAACCCAATAGGCCGTAGTTTAGATTACGTTTATAGTGTTCAGGCAACAGATATTATCAGAAGTCAAGCTGAATTAGATGCACTTCCTGAAGACTATCGAATCTTTGGATACAAACCAACCCTTGGAATGATCAACTACGAAGACATTAGTGGACCAGAGGGAAAACCGGATAATAAAATTGATGCTTACGACAACCAAGTATTGGCCGATCATAGTATTGCTCCTTACAATGGGAGTGTACTTTTAGGTGTATCATGGAAAGGAATTAGTCTTGACATGGTAATACAAGGTGCATTTGGAAACAAAAAAATGTATCAAGGATTAGGTCGTCAAACAATAAGTCAGATACGACCAGCAGCCCATTGGAGAGATGCATGGTCAGAAGACAATCCAGATGGAGAATATCCTGTCGCAGGACATTGGCATAAACATCCAGGTTATATGGACTCCTCTTTTTGGTTAAAATCGGGAGCGTATATGAGACTGAAGAATCTGAACTTAGGGTATAAACTACCAAAATCATGGACCAAAGGGGCATTGGGAATTGAAGGAATTCAAGTGTATTTCAACACTACCAACCTATTTACTCTTAGTGAATTTACTAATAAAGGATGGTATGATCCAGAGCTTTCTAAAGGAGAAAACTATCCTAATATGAAGAAATATACTTTTGGTCTAAATGTAACACTTTAA
- a CDS encoding RagB/SusD family nutrient uptake outer membrane protein — protein MKINIRYIFLIISVLFISSCEKVLDKEYLEAINPTDIWNQESLSEAYVNNFYAKVMPGWSIGTGTSSDEACHIGQISSLLNGTATIDSHNNWQYNNIRTVNIFFANIDTGSLTEEEKNPLKGQMYFWRAWMYASMVNSYGGVPLITEVQDVSSPDVFMKRNSTTECMTQIFKDLDNAIKFLPNNWSGKDVGRIDKVAALAFKGRIALRWASPLFNPTREIGRWQEAYNVNKEAQRVALENGKGLCDKFKDIWYNELNKEVIMVRRFHNPGSTYFVGGIRPLIYSKDMALQDTPSLELANAFPMKDGSDFDPSAGYASLSANRDDRFYATIAYNGSDMHLADMIEQGTFLWTYYRYSATEEVGSSTEGSHISASSFYRQKGQDLQVKQSQVYDATLDNVVIRYAEVLMNLGEAANEIGRPNEALDILHQIRGRASIEPGPDGNYGITATSKEEIREAYFKENFVEFAFEGKRWNELRRLRKFDHLNSIGKRHGLRWILKDDGYEPTGYDDISTPEIYERFKIEVRETDEEKIEIPDTYYFYAIPRKHLERNSKLEQTKGWEGGTFDPLL, from the coding sequence ATGAAAATAAATATTAGATATATATTCCTAATTATCTCGGTACTATTCATTTCTAGTTGTGAGAAGGTATTAGACAAAGAGTACCTTGAAGCAATCAACCCAACTGATATCTGGAATCAAGAGAGCCTCTCGGAGGCTTATGTCAATAACTTTTATGCAAAGGTAATGCCTGGGTGGTCAATAGGGACAGGAACTTCATCTGATGAAGCATGCCATATCGGACAGATATCCAGTTTGCTTAATGGTACTGCAACCATCGATTCACATAACAATTGGCAATATAATAACATTCGTACAGTAAATATTTTCTTCGCAAATATTGATACTGGCTCTTTGACAGAAGAGGAGAAGAATCCCCTTAAAGGTCAAATGTATTTTTGGAGAGCTTGGATGTATGCAAGTATGGTAAATAGCTATGGTGGAGTCCCTTTGATCACAGAGGTACAAGATGTTTCTAGCCCAGATGTCTTTATGAAGAGAAACTCTACCACAGAGTGTATGACTCAGATATTTAAAGATCTAGACAATGCAATAAAATTTCTTCCAAACAATTGGAGTGGAAAAGATGTAGGTCGTATCGATAAAGTTGCAGCATTGGCATTCAAAGGTCGTATAGCACTTCGTTGGGCAAGTCCTTTATTCAATCCTACCAGAGAGATTGGTAGATGGCAAGAAGCTTATAATGTCAATAAAGAAGCTCAGAGAGTTGCACTGGAGAACGGAAAAGGTCTTTGTGATAAATTTAAAGACATATGGTATAATGAGCTCAATAAAGAGGTGATCATGGTTCGTCGTTTTCACAATCCAGGATCTACATACTTTGTTGGAGGTATTCGCCCTTTAATATACTCTAAAGACATGGCGCTCCAAGACACGCCAAGTCTTGAGTTGGCAAACGCATTCCCAATGAAAGATGGTAGTGATTTTGATCCTTCAGCAGGATATGCAAGTTTAAGTGCAAACCGAGACGATCGCTTTTATGCTACCATTGCATATAATGGATCTGATATGCATCTTGCAGATATGATAGAACAAGGTACTTTCCTATGGACCTATTATCGTTATTCAGCGACAGAAGAGGTTGGAAGTAGCACAGAAGGCTCACATATCTCAGCATCAAGCTTCTATCGTCAAAAAGGACAAGATCTACAAGTTAAGCAATCGCAAGTATATGATGCGACTCTTGATAATGTAGTGATAAGGTATGCAGAAGTATTAATGAATTTAGGAGAAGCCGCGAATGAGATTGGGAGACCAAATGAGGCACTAGATATTCTTCATCAAATAAGGGGCCGTGCTTCAATCGAACCAGGACCTGATGGCAATTATGGTATTACGGCAACATCCAAGGAGGAGATCCGTGAGGCATATTTTAAAGAGAACTTTGTGGAGTTTGCTTTTGAAGGGAAAAGATGGAATGAGTTGCGTCGTTTACGTAAATTCGATCATCTTAATTCTATTGGAAAACGTCATGGACTTAGATGGATTTTGAAAGATGATGGTTATGAACCGACAGGATATGATGATATTTCTACTCCTGAAATATATGAAAGATTCAAGATTGAGGTTCGTGAAACGGATGAGGAGAAAATTGAAATTCCAGATACATACTATTTTTATGCGATTCCAAGAAAGCATTTAGAACGCAATAGTAAATTGGAACAAACCAAAGGATGGGAAGGGGGCACATTCGACCCATTATTATAA